One stretch of Phocoena phocoena chromosome 10, mPhoPho1.1, whole genome shotgun sequence DNA includes these proteins:
- the LOC136128959 gene encoding LOW QUALITY PROTEIN: zinc finger protein 345-like (The sequence of the model RefSeq protein was modified relative to this genomic sequence to represent the inferred CDS: inserted 1 base in 1 codon; substituted 1 base at 1 genomic stop codon) — protein sequence MRLKHLEQFLYKGALRSLQLKLQQKPGMMAVDTRKSAGQLFQSPCGQQGPVMVKVKLEEDQLRNQGLSLPENQPPAWEIFRQQFRHFCYQDSPGPQEALSRLREVCHQWLRPETHTKEQILELLVLEQFLSILPQELQAQLQEHHPESGEEVVIMLENLERKRNLSACALEQKILLQTVTLKTLDESSCTRVQPPAVQFKGKGPEPHASEEGDSGVRTENLTLEVKQEPYEEILWCREGSDGPHETVCQHATYRGDSEPSGSLELQDGDATGEKTYECDECRKTFTWIRGLQLHRRIHIGKKPYSSTEYGKAFIRRVELTQHQGLQSKGRPYQCKECGKGFSQKAGLSQHLKIHTGEKPHQCNKCGKFFSQRSVLTKHQSLHTGKKPFECIYCGKTFCHSADLTEHRQFHNKEKAYECNECGKTFRQRSNLXHQRIHSKEKLYECKVCGKAFAQYAGLNQHRRIHTGEKPFECPVCGRAFSRSSELIIHHRIHSGEKPYECAECGKTFRVNSTLVIHERIHTGEKPYKCDECGEAFSQHSGLNKHKLGGKHRNPPKPRKYTCDMCGKTFTQLTGLRNHKRIHTGDKTYQCPECGKAFTRGEHLIEHQGIHNKEKPYQCKECGKAFSQKTGLSHHLKIHTVEKPFKCSECGRAFSCKSNLNKHNRVHSEEKSYTCKXCGKAYKQRAMLIQHQRGHILLSPSSGE from the exons ATGCGTCTCAAACACCTAGAACAGTTTCTGTACAAG GGTGCCCTCAGAAGCCTCCAGTTGAAACTCCAGCAGAAGCCAGGAATGATGGCCGTGGACACAAGAAAGTCTGCTGGCCAGCTGTTCCAATCCCCATGCGGTCAGCAGGGGCCTGTGATGGTGAAAGTGAAGTTGGAGGAAGACCAACTCAGGAATCAGGGCCTCAGCCTTCCAGAGAACCAGCCTCCTGCCTGGGAGATCTTCAGGCAGCAGTTTAGACACTTCTGCTACCAGGATTCCCCTGGTCCCCAAGAAGCACTGAGCCGGCTCCGGGAGGTCTGCCATCAGTGGCTTAGGCCAGAGACACATACCAAGGAGCAGATCCTGGAGCTGCTGGTGCTGGAGCAGTTCCTCTCCATCCTGCCCCAGGAGCTCCAGGCCCAGCTGCAGGAACATCATCCAGAGAGTGGGGAAGAGGTGGTGATCATGCTGGAGAatctggaaagaaagagaaat CTTtcagcctgtgctctggaacagAAGATCCTTTTGCAGACAGTGACACTTAAGACACTAGATGAATCTTCATGTACCAGAGTTCAACCTCCAGCAGTCCAGTTCAAGGGCAAAGGACCTGAGCCCCACGCATCAGAGGAAGGAG ATAGTGGTGTGAGGACTGAGAACCTGACATTAGAAGTGAAGCAGGAACCTTATGAAGAAATATTATGGTGTAGGGAGGGGTCTGATGGACCTCATGAAACTGTGTGTCAGCATGCCACATACAGAGGAGACAGTGAGCCTAGTGGAAGTTTGGAGTTGCAGGATGGGGATGCCACCGGTGAAAAAACATATGAATGTGATGAATGTAGGAAAACCTTCACTTGGATAAGAGGCCTTCAGCTGCATAGGAGGATCCACATTGGGAAGAAACCATATTCCAGTACAGAATATGGAAAGGCCTTCATCAGACGTGTAGAACTTACCCAGCATCAGGGACTTCAAAGCAAGGGAAGACCTTATCAGTGTAAAGAGTGTGGCAAAGGCTTCAGTCAGAAAGCAGGCCTCTCCCAACATCTCAAAATCCACACTGGAGAAAAGCCCCATCAATGTAATAAATGTGGCAAATTCTTTAGTCAGAGATCAGTTCTTACAAAGCATCAAAGCCTCCACACTGGAAAGAAACCTTTTGAATGTATATACTGTGGGAAAACCTTCTGCCATAGTGCAGACCTCACTGAACATAGGCaattccacaacaaagagaaggcttatgaatgtaatgaatgtgggaaaaccttcagGCAGCGTTCAAATC AGCATCAGCGAATTCACAGTAAAGAAAAACTCTATGAATGTAAAGTATGTGGAAAAGCCTTCGCTCAGTATGCAGGACTTAACCAACACCGgagaatccacactggagagaaaccttttgAATGTCCTGTATGTGGACGAGCCTTTAGCCGGAGCTCAGAACTTATAATACATCACAGAATTCACTCAGGggaaaaaccctatgaatgtgCCGAGTGTGGAAAAACCTTTAGAGTGAACTCAACCCTGGTCATACATGAGAGAATTCACACTGGGGAGAAGCCCTATAAATGTGATGAGTGTGGTGAAGCCTTCAGTCAACACTCAGGCCTCAACAAACACAAGTTAGGAGGGAAGCACAGAAACCCTCCTAAACCAAGAAAATATACGTGTGATATGTGTGGGAAGACCTTCACGCAATTAACTGGCCTAAGAAACCACAAAAGAATCCACACTGGGGATAAGACCTACCAATGTCCTGAGTGTGGCAAGGCCTTCACAAGGGGAGAGCATCTTATTGAACATCAGGGGATTCACAACAAGGAGAAGCCTTATCAATGTAAAGAGTGTGGCAAAGCCTTCAGTCAGAAGACAGGTCTTAGTCATCATCTCAAAATCCACACAGTAGAGAAACCTTTCAAATGTTCTGAATGTGGGCGAGCCTTCAGCTGTAAGTCAAATCTCAATAAACATAATAGAGTCCACTCTGAGGAAAAATCCTATACATGTAAGTAGTGTGGAAAGGCATACAAGCAGAGAGCAATGCTGATCCAACATCAGAGAGGCCACATCCTACTAAGCCCCAGCAGTGGTGAATGA